One segment of Meriones unguiculatus strain TT.TT164.6M chromosome 3, Bangor_MerUng_6.1, whole genome shotgun sequence DNA contains the following:
- the LOC132652864 gene encoding endogenous retrovirus group K member 113 Gag polyprotein-like, whose product MGHSLSKEASFIKDLKASLRERGIRVKKKDLINFFIYIDKACPWFMLDGPTIHPKKWQKVGRELNQKLTEEGDQSLSPTVFSFWGIIRDIVEDADNDAGKRQLLSVAEYCLSSSKQNSPAASRPPSRASDSFSLANASPLPSLPQLYPPLPTADVPPPYSGTPNHKESLKSLGPPVSSAQDPEPLDPGDAATLENEAARYHNDSDPPLASAPPPSAPFVLPSFPTLPTDILSETRSRLSAQFRDLTEILHLQQQLSQLTTRCSALPTSNPASAIPERFPPSNSSLINPVFPLPTPSQLTFPVTTRSQANRISGPSQSTPTRPDHVSIRILDDEASDEQNSESESDGEEGPQAPNSSSALASSSAKARTKSSSEEPGDFHPLRFKKLEKLNSAVRTYGPNAPFTVSLLESMAGGGFLTPSEWLTVVQSVLTRGQFLSWQADWYDRCRNLANNNFKNPDKASAKWTFNKLTGQEKYAPEQVQRAFPVGLLAQAHGAALAAWRAIPVKGSVLSPLTKIIQGNNEDYSEFVGRFLEAAERSLGSDKIERKESKLLKQLAFENANSACKAALRGKYKDKSLPEMIRICSDVDTFTHKMSQAISLVMGASQGPSSKFPCFKCGQVGHFAWQCPQQNSSPSGQNGGLPRPLPTTVCPRCRRGKHWAAACRSKTDAAGNPLPPPQGNMRRGQPRVPQPINFMPASGVSQPCHNQTLTQPAPDQQPAFAGPLPGAQDWTSVPPPTQF is encoded by the coding sequence ATGGGGCATTCTTTGTCTAAAGAGGCGTCCTTCATTAAGGATCTTAAAGCCTCCCTTCGGGAGAGAGGAATTAGGGTCAAGAAGAAagatttaataaatttctttatttacattgACAAGGCCTGTCCTTGGTTTATGTTGGATGGCCCTACCATTCACCCCAAAAAATGGCAAAAGGTAGGACGTGAGCTCAATCAAAAATTAACTGAGGAAGGAGATCAATCACTCTCCCCTACAGTCTTTTCCTTTTGGGGCATTATTAGAGATATTGTTGAGGATGCTGACAATGATGCTGGCAAACGACAGTTACTTTCAGTTGCTGAATATTGTCTTTCTTCATCCAAGCAAAATTCACCCGCCGCTTCTCGTCCTCCCTCTCGTGcttctgattccttctctttGGCTAACGCCTCTCCTCTTCCTAGCCTCCCTCAACTTTACCCGCCTCTTCCCACTGCTGATGTCCCGCCACCATACTCTGGAACGCCTAAtcacaaagaatctttaaaatcccTCGGCCCACCCGTCTCTTCTGCACAAGATCCTGAACCCCTAGATCCTGGAGATGCCGCTACGCTCGAGAACGAGGCTGCTCGATATCATAATGATAGTGACCCTCCACTCGCCTCCGCACCTCCGCCATCTGCTCCTTTTGTCCTCCCATCCTTCCCTACACTGCCTACAGATATCCTCTCTGAGACCCGGTCTCGTCTTTCTGCCCAATTCCGTGACCTAACCGAGATCCTCCATCTCCAACAACAACTTTCGCAACTTACAACTCGCTGCTCTGCCCTCCCTACATCCAATCCTGCCTCCGCTATTCCTGAGCGTTTTCCTCCATCTAACTCTTCGCTCATAAATCCGGTTTTTCCTCTGCCCACCCCGTCTCAACTTACTTTTCCTGTTACTACTCGCTCACAGGCAAACCGTATTTCTGGCCCTTCTCAATCCACGCCTACTCGCCCTGATCATGTTAGCATTAGAATCCTTGACGATGAGGCCTCCGATGAACAAAATAGCGAAAGTGAAAGTGACGGCGAGGAGGGGCCCCAGGCTCCCAACTCCTCTAGCGCCCTTGCTAGTTCTTCCGCTAAAGCCAGAACAAAATCCTCCTCTGAGGAGCCTGGTGACTTTCATCCCCTTCGCTTCAAAAAGTTAGAAAAACTTAACTCAGCCGTCCGCACCTATGGCCCTAATGCTCCTTTTACTGTTTCCCTCCTTGAAAGTATGGCTGGGGGCGGATTCCTGACACCCAGTGAGTGGCTTACTGTTGTCCAATCGGTTCTCACAAGAGGCCAATTTCTCTCATGGCAGGCTGACTGGTATGACCGCTGCCGCAATTTggctaataataattttaaaaatcctgaCAAAGCCTCAGCAAAATGGACATTTAATAAATTAACAGGACAGGAAAAATATGCTCCAGAACAAGTACAGCGTGCTTTTCCTGTCGGGCTCTTAGCTCAAGCCCATGGGGCTGCCCTTGCCGCGTGGCGGGCAATTCCAGTTAAGGGGTCTGTTCTTTCACCCTTAACAAAGATTATCCAAGGCAATAATGAGGACTATTCAGAATTTGTGGGACGCTTCCTTGAGGCGGCGGAGCGATCATTGGGATCCGATAAAATAGAACGAAAAGAAAGTAAACTCCTTAAACAGCTGGCCTTCGAAAATGCTAACTCTGCCTGTAAGGCAGCCCTGCGGGGCAAATATAAGGATAAAAGCCTTCCTGAGATGATCCGTATCTGCTCAGATGTTGACACCTTTACTCATAAGATGTCTCAGGCCATAAGTTTAGTCATGGGAGCTTCACAAGGCCCCAGTTCAAAATTCCCTTGTTTTAAATGtggacaagtgggacattttgcaTGGCAATGCCCTCAACAAAATTCTTCCCCTTCGGGACAAAATGGAGGGCTTCCTCGTCCCTTGCCCACTACTGTTTGTCCACGTTGTCGGCGAGGCAAACATTGGGCCGCTGCCTGCCGCTCCAAAACGGATGCCGCAGGaaatcctctccctcccccacagggAAACATGAGGAGGGGCCAGCCCCGGGTCCCTCAGCCTATCAACTTCATGCCGGCCTCGGGGGTAAGCCAGCCATGCCACAATCAGACCCTAACGCAGCCAGCGCCAGACCAACAGCCTGCCTTCGCAGGGCCACTCCCAGGAGCGCAGGATTGGACCTCTGTGCCTCCACCGACTCAATTCTAA